Within the Magnetospirillum sp. ME-1 genome, the region GCCGCAACGCCTCGGCGGTGGCGATGGACGCCGCCAGCGCCACGTTGAGCGACCGCGCCCCCGGCCGCATGGGAATGCGGATGCGGGCCTGGGCCGCGTCGAAGACAGAAGGCGGCACACCGGAACTTTCCCGTCCGACCATGATGGTGTCACCCGGGGCGAAAGGAAAGCGGTCATGACGCGCATCGCCCCCGGTGGTCAGCAGCACCAGGCGGCGGCCCCCTGCAGCCAGGGCGGCGGCGAAGGACTCCCACGACGTATGGCGGGTGTAACTGGCCTGAGAGATATAATCCATTCCGGCGCGCCGGACTTTACGTTCATCAAGGACAAAGCCGCAGGGTTCGATTATATCCACGCCTACGCCCAGACAGGCGGACAGGCGCAGAAGCGTCCCCGCATTCTGCGGAATATCCGGCTGGTAAAGGGCGAGGCGGAGAAGATCCAAGGGGGGTCTCGACGGCTGATTCGGACGGCACGGGATGTTGCTTTGCAGCAACGTCATATTAGCCGCTCCGCATGCATGTCGAGACGGCTGTTGAATCGACCCGGACGATGTGGTTAATAGTCGCGCTTCCGCGGGCCAACAAGAGGATTAATCATGGCTGATCAGGCACACAATGCCCAGCCCTCGTCGGTGGACGGGCAGACACGGCGGGATTTCCTGCTGTACGCCACTGCCGGCGTCGGTGCGATTGGGACTGGCTTGGCACTTTGGCCGTTCGTGCATAGCATGAACCCGGCCGCTGATACTTTGGCGCTTTCCACCACCGACGTGGACATCTCGGCCATCAAGCCGGGCCAGTCCGTCACCGTGGTGTGGCGCGGCAAGCCGGTCTTCGTCCGGCACCGCCTGCCCGAGGAAATCGCCGACGCCGGCAAGGTCAACACCGCCGAGCTGCGTGAGCCCGAGACCGACGCCCAGCGCGCCAAGAAGCCCGAATGGCTGATCCTGATCGGCGTCTGCACCCATCTGGGCTGCGTGCCGCTGGGCCAGAAGCCCGCCGACCCCAAGGGTGAGTTCGGCGGCTGGTTCTGCCCGTGCCATGGGTCGCACTACGACACGTCGGGCCGTATCCGCAAGGGCCCGGCTCCGGCCAACCTGCCGGTGCCGCCGTATCAGTTCACCACCGACACCACCGTCCGGATCGGCTGAGGGGGCCCGTCATGAGCGACTTCAAGAGCAACAACAAGGTGGTCAACTGGATCGAAGAGCGCCTGCCCATCTTCTCGATGATGCAGCACTCGGCGATCGAGTACCCGACGCCTCGCAATCTGAACTACTGGTGGAACTTCGGTTCGCTGGCCGCGGTGATGCTGATCATCATGATCCTCACCGGCCTGTTCCTGGCCATGAACTATTCCTCCCACACCTCGCTGGCCTTCGACTCGGTCGAACGCATCATGCGCGACGTGAACTACGGCTGGCTGCTGCGCTACCTGCACGCCAACGGCGCGTCCATGTTCTTCATCCTGGTGTACATCCACATCTTCCGCGGCCTGTACTACGGTTCGTACAAGTCCCCGCGCGAGATCCTGTGGTTCATCGGCATCGCCATCTTCCTGGCGATGATGGCCACCGGCTTCATGGGC harbors:
- a CDS encoding tRNA (cytidine(34)-2'-O)-methyltransferase, whose protein sequence is MTLLQSNIPCRPNQPSRPPLDLLRLALYQPDIPQNAGTLLRLSACLGVGVDIIEPCGFVLDERKVRRAGMDYISQASYTRHTSWESFAAALAAGGRRLVLLTTGGDARHDRFPFAPGDTIMVGRESSGVPPSVFDAAQARIRIPMRPGARSLNVALAASIATAEALRQLEAFP
- the petA gene encoding ubiquinol-cytochrome c reductase iron-sulfur subunit, producing the protein MADQAHNAQPSSVDGQTRRDFLLYATAGVGAIGTGLALWPFVHSMNPAADTLALSTTDVDISAIKPGQSVTVVWRGKPVFVRHRLPEEIADAGKVNTAELREPETDAQRAKKPEWLILIGVCTHLGCVPLGQKPADPKGEFGGWFCPCHGSHYDTSGRIRKGPAPANLPVPPYQFTTDTTVRIG